Below is a genomic region from Acinetobacter tibetensis.
AGGCATTGTCCAACGTCCAGTCAAACGCTCGTATTCATCAAAGTTAAAGTTTTTATCTTCCATTGGAACAACCAAAACTTCAGTGCCTTGAATCAGATGTAAGGCTACTTCCCCAGAAGTATTACGTTTACTTGGGCTAACTTGCACTAAATCTAGCTGATATTCAAAAGCATTTTCAGGTAAAGGCTTAATGCTTAAATTTTGTATAGTTAAGCTTAGACCACCACGCTGGCGCAACACTTCACGATAAAGTGCACCCAAACTACGGGCTTGATTTTCACTGTCTTTCGCTTGATTGAGTGCGGTGAATAAATCATTTGAATTACTGACTGCAACATCACGCTCTTGTACCGCGGTATTCATACTTTTGTTTAAGCCTTCAAGCGTTTGTTTTTGCTTTTGTACAACTTCAACCAGTTGTTCGGCATCTGCATCATAACCAACCACTGTTAAACCCTGCCGATGTCCGACCGAATAGCCAATAAACCCGCTTCCGAGTACCAAAACGGCAGCACCAATCACCAAAGGTAAATTGGTTTCAAGAAAAGGCTTTTTGACAGGTTCATTCGATTGTGACGTAGTGTTCGAGTCAGTATTCTGCATCGTCATCTCTTATTTTGAATTATTCAAAACACACATTTAAATCTAAATTTAAATGTGTGTGAAGGTATTTAATAAGTTTTATGGTAATAAACCAATGCCTTCTAGTCCTGCTGTTTCAGCAAAACTGAACATTAAGTTCATATTTTGAACAGCCTGACCAGCAGCACCTTTGACCAAGTTATCTTGCGCAACTAAAACCACTAATTTCTTAGGTTGTGGTTTATATAGAGCAATACGCAATTGATTGGCCCCGCGTACTGAACGTGTTTCAGGTGAGCTGTTTTCAGGCATTACATCCACGAAACTTTCGTTTGCATAGAATTGTTCATACCATGTTTGTAAATCGACAGCAGCACCCGCATCCGTTAGGTCCACATAAATAGTACTGAGCATGCCACGAATCATAGGTACCAAATGCGGAACAAATAAGATTTGATCAAAAACACCGGTTTGACCAGAAATATTTTCTAAGGCTTCTACAATTTCAGGATGGTGACGATGTCCTGCTACACCATAAGCTTTGAAGTTATCAGCATTTTCAGTGTAAATCATACCCATACTGGCTTTGCGTCCAGCACCAGAAACACCTGATTTCGCATCAATAATAATACTCTCAGGTTTAACCAATGTGTCGCTATGCTTAAACAATGGTGCTAAGCCAAGTTGTACCGTTGTAGGGTAGCAACCAGGATTACCAATGACATTTGCCTGCTTAATTTTTTCGCGGTTCAGTTCTGATAAACCATAGACCGAATCTTTAAGCAGTTCAGGGCAAGCATGTTGCATGCCATACCATTTTTCAAATTGCACCAAATTTTGCAAACGAAAGTCTGCTGCTAAATCAATTACTTTAGTATTTGCTGCGACCAATTCTTCTGCATGCTTCATGGCTACGCCGTGCGGTGTCGCAAAAAACACCACATCACACTGTTTTAATTGTTCGATATTTAAGTCTGAATATTTCAGGTCTGTATGTCCACGTAGACTAGGGAACATATCATCGACACGGCGACCATCTTCGGTACGTGATGTCAGTACATTGACTTGTACATTTGGATGTCGAAGCAATAGGCGCAACAATTCAACACCTGTATAACCTGTTCCACCAACAATACCTACTGAAATCACGCGTTTTACCCCTATTCAAAAGCAGCCATTTTGTAACTGCGTAGTATGACAGGAAGTTGAGGCTTTCTAAACTGTTTTACTTGGATTTTATATGTTTTAGTGTTGTTAAAGCTTTAATTCAATGCAGGGAGAAATCACTTTGGTATGATCCAAACCTATACAATTCCGTCCAGATCGCTTCGCGGAATACAGTAATTGATCAGCAACACCAATTGCCCGTATAAAATCTTGCTCAAAGATCTGCGCTAAACCAAAACTGGCAGTCACTGATATTTTGCTGACTGATAACTGACTAGTTTCTATATTGACCCGAATACGTTCGGCAATTGTATAAGCCTGATGTTGGTCGTCTACTTGTAGCAGCAGAATAAACTCTTCACCACCAAAACGCCCAACCAAATCCTGATCTCGAACATTTTCTCGAATAATCTGCCCAACCTGTTGCAGAATACTATCGCCAATCAAATGCCCATGTTGATCATTGATACGCTTAAAATGATCAATATCACACATGAGCAAAAAATAGGTGTCTTGCGATATACATGAAAGTGCTGACTTGGCCTTTTCATAAAAACCACGTCGGTTTAATAAATTGGTTAATGGGTCTTTCAA
It encodes:
- a CDS encoding DUF6776 family protein, whose product is MQNTDSNTTSQSNEPVKKPFLETNLPLVIGAAVLVLGSGFIGYSVGHRQGLTVVGYDADAEQLVEVVQKQKQTLEGLNKSMNTAVQERDVAVSNSNDLFTALNQAKDSENQARSLGALYREVLRQRGGLSLTIQNLSIKPLPENAFEYQLDLVQVSPSKRNTSGEVALHLIQGTEVLVVPMEDKNFNFDEYERLTGRWTMPKGFTPQFVEVRLTGTNTPVIKRFSWAKGNAVESPSANISEIPQAEANAQ
- the argC gene encoding N-acetyl-gamma-glutamyl-phosphate reductase, which encodes MISVGIVGGTGYTGVELLRLLLRHPNVQVNVLTSRTEDGRRVDDMFPSLRGHTDLKYSDLNIEQLKQCDVVFFATPHGVAMKHAEELVAANTKVIDLAADFRLQNLVQFEKWYGMQHACPELLKDSVYGLSELNREKIKQANVIGNPGCYPTTVQLGLAPLFKHSDTLVKPESIIIDAKSGVSGAGRKASMGMIYTENADNFKAYGVAGHRHHPEIVEALENISGQTGVFDQILFVPHLVPMIRGMLSTIYVDLTDAGAAVDLQTWYEQFYANESFVDVMPENSSPETRSVRGANQLRIALYKPQPKKLVVLVAQDNLVKGAAGQAVQNMNLMFSFAETAGLEGIGLLP